The genomic segment TCATTCGCGGTATATTCTTCGTTATTCCGATTTCATTGATCTCCCTGTTAATAAGGGAGTCAAGGGGTTCATCCCCGCGGGCAGCGAGAGCCTTTTCAAGATTCCCTGATATGCTTTCTATATCCTGGCCCCCGGCGCCAGTCAGATTATACTCCTTTATGATCTGTTCCAGCTCTTTTGCCTCCTTTTTAAGTTGATCCTTGCTGTTGAAAAATGGGACAACAAGCTGTGTAATGATCAGGAAGAGCGCCAGGATCAGCCCTGATCCGCCTATTAAGAGTTTTTCACGCCTTGCTAGTTTCATATCTTATCCATTTTCCTTATAACTAATCAGCCCTTTCAAGCTTCAGGTCAAGTATGACCCCATCACCTTTCTGTTCGCGTTTTATCTCTATTACATTTTTATAAAGGTCAGATGACTTAAGGACATTTTTTATCTTTGAAACCGTATCAAAGCTGTCGGTTACTGCTGTTATAGTGACCTCGCTGCTTCTTATTGTTAATGTGCTTATATCAAAAGGGTATTGATCAGTTATCCTGACCGACAGGTCCCTTATGATATCAAGCACCCTCTGGTCAGGGTTTATCTCATTTGACAGATCGGATGAGGGGCTGTTGAGGTTTTTAAGTCTCTGCCTGGCCGCAGTTATCTTTCCCCTGGTGCTTTTTATCCCGCTGAACTCAGGTACTTTTTTATCAAATTCCCGGTTAACCTCTGAATGCCTCCTGCTCATAAAATAGTAATCAGTGCCCTGGTTTATGATCAGCATTAAAAAGAGGAGGGCAAGCATGATAATGGTGAGCCTGATGTTCTTCACCTGGCCCAGAATACTCTTTTTAGCCTTGTACTCATCTCTCCTGAAATTAAAGCCGCTGTTTTTCCCTGTCTCCTTTACAGCAAGGGCAAGGGCATTATCCATTAATGCGGGGTCATAAACCGCAGAAAGTTTGAGCTCCATCCGCAGTTTACCCTCTCGTGCAATATTTAGCCTCTCGGAAGGGGTCTCAAAAAGGCTGCTTATTATGGACTGGGCATCCCTGTAGCCGGAGAGCCTGCCGCCAAAATAGATCTTTTCAGGATTAAAACTGTTCCTGGCCCGTGTGTTATATGAATGGAGGGTCTTTGCGCTCTCAATGCATATGGCCCTGATGATCGCTTCAACAGATTCTGAAGCAGACCGGCCTATTTTTTCAGACTCGCTGATTTCCGCCTGCTGCGTTACTGCGCAGGGTAACTCCCTTATAACAACAATCCTTTTCCCCTTGAAGATCACAAGGGAGGGGTGTTCCGGTTCAAGGTCAAGGTATATACCGTTTAACGGGCTCTTTTCCTGATCCAGAAGAGAGGAAACAACAGGCACAGGCCTTACATCTATTATGTCAGGGTCAACCCCGGCCTTTTGAAGGAGATCAATATACCCTGAAACAGCAGGTTTCCCAACTGCTGCGGTAAGCAGGGCAGCGGGGTTATCCAGATCAGAATGGATGTAGTCTATTATAATCCCGTCCACAGAAAAGGGCACATGGCTCTCTATCTCAAATGGGAGGGTCTGCCTGATCTTTTTTGCATCTTTAAATGGGGTCTCTATATTCCTGAAGGATATCCCGGATGGAGGGATAGAAATAAAATACCTGTCGCTTTTCAGGTCACTTCGGCCAGCCACCTTTTCTAGGGCAAATAATGGATTATTATCAGTAACAGGTTCATAAAAGCATGATATTACCTGATACCCCTTTAACCCGCTTATCACCTGAACCGCAGATACATAGCTCTTTGAGATGTCTATTCCTAATATCTTTCCGGGCATCATTTATTCCTGATGAAAATTTGTTGGTCTTTATTCTCTATATATAAATATTTAAAAAAACTCAATGTATTCTTGATGCGCTAAAACCGCCTCCTGTTATATTACTTCCCATAAAAGTGTTGTAAAATCACCTTGAGCCCTTTTAACAACCGCCTTCAGCTCTTTTAGAGCTCTATCCCTTATACCTGTGGAGAGTATCTCAAAATATGAACTCTTTATTGTTATGAGGGCGGGTTTTATTATATCCTCGTCAGCGCCCAGGGCCTCTTTGTACCAGTTGGGATTGGTCAGGTCATTATCCTCATTATTACGGTATGTTATGATCTCATCCACCATAACTGTGTCCATCTCCTCGGAAAGGGCCAGAAGGATATGCCTGTTTGCTGTATTTATGTTTATTCTGCCGCCCGGATCACCGAAAACCGTGATAAACTCCTTTAACCCGGGGGTCTCCCTTGTGCCAAAGAGCAGTTTACCTGTTATGCCCCTGATATAGATCATCTCACTGATTGATCTTAGAGGGCTGTTTGCGCAGGGATATGGTTTTTCTAGTGATTGGTAGTATGATGCCTCTGCACCGAACCTGGTAGGCTCATCGTCCCTGTCGATCCAGTCCTTGATATTATCCACTATATCCTCTGCCTCTTCAGGTTCGAG from the Desulfatiglans sp. genome contains:
- a CDS encoding pilus assembly protein PilM; this translates as MMPGKILGIDISKSYVSAVQVISGLKGYQVISCFYEPVTDNNPLFALEKVAGRSDLKSDRYFISIPPSGISFRNIETPFKDAKKIRQTLPFEIESHVPFSVDGIIIDYIHSDLDNPAALLTAAVGKPAVSGYIDLLQKAGVDPDIIDVRPVPVVSSLLDQEKSPLNGIYLDLEPEHPSLVIFKGKRIVVIRELPCAVTQQAEISESEKIGRSASESVEAIIRAICIESAKTLHSYNTRARNSFNPEKIYFGGRLSGYRDAQSIISSLFETPSERLNIAREGKLRMELKLSAVYDPALMDNALALAVKETGKNSGFNFRRDEYKAKKSILGQVKNIRLTIIMLALLFLMLIINQGTDYYFMSRRHSEVNREFDKKVPEFSGIKSTRGKITAARQRLKNLNSPSSDLSNEINPDQRVLDIIRDLSVRITDQYPFDISTLTIRSSEVTITAVTDSFDTVSKIKNVLKSSDLYKNVIEIKREQKGDGVILDLKLERAD
- the gspK gene encoding type II secretion system minor pseudopilin GspK; protein product: MKTSLTNNRGVALIITILMMAIIVVLTLHFNSSMRHELYGAVSSRDNILLGYIAKSGYNLAITLLKEDDPASDSFQDDWALLEGGSALSEALFDGGRFQVKISDLSGRLQINSLVKQDGTYDEDQKDILLRLLISEPFELEPEEAEDIVDNIKDWIDRDDEPTRFGAEASYYQSLEKPYPCANSPLRSISEMIYIRGITGKLLFGTRETPGLKEFITVFGDPGGRININTANRHILLALSEEMDTVMVDEIITYRNNEDNDLTNPNWYKEALGADEDIIKPALITIKSSYFEILSTGIRDRALKELKAVVKRAQGDFTTLLWEVI